Genomic window (Chloroflexota bacterium):
GGACTTCGGCGCGGCGGAGCGCACCAAGCGCGACGTCCTCATCGAGTTCGTCGCCGTGCTTTCGCGGCTCCTCACACGCCACGGCAACCGCGTCGGCGCTATCTTCTATAGCGGCGAGATTGACGGCGTCGTCCCCGCCGGGAACAGCCGCCATCAGGTGCTGAGCATGACGAAGGCGATGCTCGATCAGCCGAAGCGCGCCACTTCGCCGCCGACGGACCTTTCCAAGCTCCTTACCGAAGGTCTCCGCCTCATCAAGCGCCGCTCCCTCATCTTCATCCTCTCCGATTTCCTCAGCGCCCCCGGCTGGGAGCGCTCCCTCGCCATCCTCGCCCGCCGCCACGAGCTCCTCGCCGTCCGCCTTCACGACCCAGGCGAGATGGAGCTGCCCGATGTGGGGCTCGTGCGCATCCAAGATGCCGAGACCGGGGAACAGCTTTTGGTGGACACCCACGACCGCGCCTTCCGGAGACGCTTCGTGGAGTCTGCCCTGCGACGTGAAACTCAGCTGAAGGCCGCCCTCAGCCGCTCGGGCGTAGACGCCGTTGAGCTATCCACCAGGGACGATCTCGCCCGGGAAATCGTGCGCCAAGCCCGCTTGCGCAAACAGCGGAAGGCCCTTCCCGCCGCCTTCGCCAAGCCCGCTGCCGGGGGTCAGCCGTGAGCTTCATCTGGGCTAACCTGCTCTGGCTCCTCTTCCTTGTCCCGGCGCTCGTCGGCCTATACGTCTGGCTCCAGCGCCGCCGCAGGAAGTTCGCCGTGCGCTACGCCAGCCTCTCACTCGTGAAGGATGCGCTGGGCCGTGGCCCCGGCATCAGGCGCCACATCCCGCCTACCCTCTTCCTGCTCGGCATCGCCGTCATGATTGTCGCCATCGCGCGCCCTCAGGGGGAGCTCAAGCTCCCATCGCGCGAAGGCACCATCATCCTTGCGATAGATGTCTCCGGCAGCATGCGCGCCGAGGACGTTCAGCCCAGCCGCCTCGATGCGGCGAAAACGGCTGCTCTCAGCCTGGTGGACACCCAGCCCAAGAACGTCCGCATCGGCGTCGTCTCCTTCAGCGATGGCGCCTTCATCGTCCAGCCGCCTACCGTGGACAAGATCGCCGTTACAAGCGCCATCGCCCAACTCCTGCCCCAACGCGGCACCGCCATCGGCAGCGGCCTCCTCATGTCCATCAACGCCGCCTTCAACATCCCGCCGCCTCAGCCCCAGTTCGGCTTCCGCGACCCTCGCGCGCTTCCCACGCCGACCCCCACGGCTCTGCCGCCCGTCCCTCCCGGCTCCACGGAATCGGTCATCGTTGTCCTCCTCACCGATGGCCAGAACACCGTCGGCCCCCGTCCGATAGATGTCGCCCCGCAGGCCGCCAATCGGGGACTGCGCGTCTACACCATCGGCCTCGGCACCCCAGGCGGGGCCATCCTCAATGTGGGAGGCCGCTCCGCCCGCGTTCAGCTGGACGAAGAGACGCTGAAACAGGTCGCCGCGGCAACCGGCGGGCAATACTTCAACGCCACTAGCGCCACCGACCTGCAGGAGATCTACAAGAACCTGAGCACCCGGCTCGTCTTCAAGAGCGCGCAGACGGAGATCACCTTCATCTTCACCGCAGCCGCCGTCGCACTCATGGTCATCGCTGCGGCCCTCTCCCTCTTCTGGTTCAGCCGCGTCTTGTAGAAGGCGCCAGGGCCGTGCAAGGAACGCGTCGCCTACGATGCCTCCACTAAAGTGCCTACCGGGAAGCGCCTGTATCTGTCGCTGACCGGGAATCATTCCAAGAGAAAATCCCACGGTCAGGCGATCCCCCAACGGTGCGCAGTGTTGCCGTCCCTATTGCAATTCGTCATACTCACCTCCCGCCATCCTGCGATCGTAGGAGCGTAGATTGCCCGCTCTGCGAACGGCCGGCCCATCGTGCCGGAATCATTCGCCACCGATAGGGCCTCCGGGAGATCACCCATATGCCTTCACAATCATCACGCCCCCTTCGCGATACGACAGCCGTCGTCGGCATCGGCGCAACCGAGTTCTCCAAAGCTGCAGGCAGGAGCGAGCTTCGATTAGCCGCCGAAGCGATACATGCCGCCATTGCGGACGCGGGACTGGGCGCCAACGAGCTTGACGGCCTCGTCTGCTTCGACTCTGATGTTGCCTCCCCTATCCCACTCGTCAACGCCCTGGCCCTTCCGAACATCAGGTACTGGGCGACCACAAGCTATGGCGGAGGAGGCGCCTGCGCAACTGCGCTCCTCGGCATGATGGCCGTAGCCACCGGCCAAGCGAACTACGTGGCATGCTACCGCTCCCTGCGAACGGCGTCAGGGCGGCGGTTCGGCTCCTGGTCGGGCAAGGAAGGCTCAGCCGGTTTGGAGCAGTTCTTTGCCCCGTTCGGCATCGTGACCCCGGTCCACCGGCGCGCCCTTGCGGTGACGCGCTACATGCACGATTTCAATATCAGGCCGGAACAGTTCGGCGCAGTCGCCGTGGCCTGCAGGAAGCATGCCAATCGCAATCCCAAGGCCGTGATGCACAACCGCACCTTGACCATGGAAGAGCACCTCGGCTCCCGCATGATCTGCGAACCCCTCCGCCTCTTCGATTGCTGCCTCGAGACGGACGGTGCAGTAGCCTTCATCGTCACCACCGCTGAACGGGCTAAGGACCTGAAACAGCGGCCTGCCTATATCCTCGCCGCCGCCCAGGGCGCAGGCAGACAGCCAGTGTGGCCGCCGCCCACCGCGATCCATCGCACGCCCATGACCACGACCCATGAAGCGGCGGCAAGCGCGAAGAATCTCTACGCCATCGCCGGCGTTGAGCCCAAGGATATAGACTGCGCGCAGCTTTATGATCACTTCACGCCGCTCGTCCTCATGGCCCTGGAGGCCTACGGCTTCTGCGGCGTGGGAGAGGGAGGCGCCTTCGCAGAGGGCGGCCGCATCGAGCTCGGTGGACAGCTGCCGATCAACACCGCCGGCGGCAACCTCTCGGAGGGCTATATCCACGGCGTGCAGCTGATCCCGGAGGCGGTTCGCCAGATACGCGGGACCTCAACGGCCCAGGTGAAAGACGCCGAGCTGACGCTCGTATGCGGCGCGGCGGACGACCCCAGCAGCACCCTCATCCTCAGAAGGTGAACGCCATGGACAAACAGCTGACACAAGCCGACCTGGGCCTGAAAACCGATTTCCCGTCCTCCATACCCCTGCCTGACGACGACACCGCACCGTTCTGGGAAGGCTGCAAGCGGCATGAGTTTCTGATCCAGCAGTGCGGCAAGTGCCACGTCTTTCGCTATCCGGTCCGGCCCATGTGCCCGGACTGCGGCTCCGGCGAGTTCACGTGGGTGAAGTCCAAGGGGACGGGAAAGATCTATAGCTACGCCATTCCCAACCACCCGAGCGGCAATAAGGCCTTGCAAACGCTGGTGCCCTACAACTTCGTGCTCGTGGAGATGTCTGAGGGCGTCCGGGTCGTCAGCAACCTATTAGACGTGCCGACGAAGGAGATAAAGATCGGCATGCCGGTCCATGTCGTCTTCACGGAAGTCAAGCCCGGCGTCGTGCTCCCGCATTTCCGACGGGCCTAAGCTTCGCTGTCGAAGAACGGTGCCACGAGCAGGCCAACTACGCCGATGGCCCTGTCGTCTTCAACCCCTTACGCCCCGCCCCCCGCCTTCGCCCTCTCCTGCAGCTCGTAGAGCTTTGTGATCGCCTCCAGCGGCGTCATCCCGCTCACGTCCAGCCGCCTCAGCTCCTCGAGCGTCTTCGATTGCTGCGCGAAGAGCCGCATCTGCACCTGGACCTGCGGCGCCTCCGCCCTCATCCGCCTCGGCCGTCCCGCCTTCTCCGATTCCAGCGTCGTCAGCACCTCTTGCGCCCGCGCGATCACCGGCTTCGGCATCCCCGCCAGCTGCGCCACATGCACGCCGTAGCTCCGGTCCGCCGCCCCCGGCACGATCTTGTGCAGAAAGGCCACCTTCCCACCCTCCTCGGAGACGGCGACGTGATAGTTCTTCACGCGCGGCAGCACCTGCGCCAGCTCCGTCAGCTCATGGTAGTGCGTCGCGAAGAGCGTCTTCGCCCCCAGGCGCGGGTGGTTGTGGATGAACTCCGCCACCGCCCGCGCGATGGAAAGCCCGTCGTACGTGCTCGTCCCGCGCCCGATCTCGTCCAGGATGATGAGCGATCGCGGCGTGGCGTTGTTCAAGATATGGGCCGTCTCCACCATCTCCACCATGAACGTGGACTGCCCCGTCGCCAGGTCGTCCTGCAGGCCAACCCTCGTGAAGACCCGGTCCGCGATCCCCATCCGGACGCTGTCCGCAGGCACGAACGAGCCCATCTGCGCCAGCAGCACGATCAGCCCCACCTGGCGCAGATAGGTGGACTTCCCGCCCATGTTCGGCCCGGTGAGGATCACCACCTGGCTCTCTTTGCCTGAAAGCTCCGTGTCGTTCGGCACGAACTCGCCCAGCGGGATGCTGCGCTCCACGATGGGGTGCCGCCCGTTCACGATCCGCAGCTCGTCGCCCTCCGTCAGCACCGGGCGCGTATAGTTCCCCCGAGCCGCCGTCTCCGCGAAGGCGGCAAAGACATCTGTCTCCGCCACCGCCGCCGCCGTCCCCAGGATCGCGTCGCCGTACCCGGCCAGCTGCCGTAGGACTTGCTTGAAGAGCGCCGACTCTATCTCCAGCATCCGCTCCTGCGCGTTCAGGATTAGCGATTCGTACTCCTTCAGCTCAGGCGTGATATACCGCTCGCCCCCCACCAGCGTCTGCTTCCGCACATAGCTTTCGGGC
Coding sequences:
- a CDS encoding VWA domain-containing protein encodes the protein MSFIWANLLWLLFLVPALVGLYVWLQRRRRKFAVRYASLSLVKDALGRGPGIRRHIPPTLFLLGIAVMIVAIARPQGELKLPSREGTIILAIDVSGSMRAEDVQPSRLDAAKTAALSLVDTQPKNVRIGVVSFSDGAFIVQPPTVDKIAVTSAIAQLLPQRGTAIGSGLLMSINAAFNIPPPQPQFGFRDPRALPTPTPTALPPVPPGSTESVIVVLLTDGQNTVGPRPIDVAPQAANRGLRVYTIGLGTPGGAILNVGGRSARVQLDEETLKQVAAATGGQYFNATSATDLQEIYKNLSTRLVFKSAQTEITFIFTAAAVALMVIAAALSLFWFSRVL
- a CDS encoding DUF58 domain-containing protein; this encodes MRNAEKLLQRLDWTVIRRLDGLLQGDYRTLFHGFGLDLAEIREYELTDDVRYIDWNVTARMNAPYVRQYMEDREVTAWFLLDFSPSVDFGAAERTKRDVLIEFVAVLSRLLTRHGNRVGAIFYSGEIDGVVPAGNSRHQVLSMTKAMLDQPKRATSPPTDLSKLLTEGLRLIKRRSLIFILSDFLSAPGWERSLAILARRHELLAVRLHDPGEMELPDVGLVRIQDAETGEQLLVDTHDRAFRRRFVESALRRETQLKAALSRSGVDAVELSTRDDLAREIVRQARLRKQRKALPAAFAKPAAGGQP
- a CDS encoding thiolase, coding for MRRGGRPQQHPHPQKVNAMDKQLTQADLGLKTDFPSSIPLPDDDTAPFWEGCKRHEFLIQQCGKCHVFRYPVRPMCPDCGSGEFTWVKSKGTGKIYSYAIPNHPSGNKALQTLVPYNFVLVEMSEGVRVVSNLLDVPTKEIKIGMPVHVVFTEVKPGVVLPHFRRA
- a CDS encoding lipid-transfer protein, giving the protein MPSQSSRPLRDTTAVVGIGATEFSKAAGRSELRLAAEAIHAAIADAGLGANELDGLVCFDSDVASPIPLVNALALPNIRYWATTSYGGGGACATALLGMMAVATGQANYVACYRSLRTASGRRFGSWSGKEGSAGLEQFFAPFGIVTPVHRRALAVTRYMHDFNIRPEQFGAVAVACRKHANRNPKAVMHNRTLTMEEHLGSRMICEPLRLFDCCLETDGAVAFIVTTAERAKDLKQRPAYILAAAQGAGRQPVWPPPTAIHRTPMTTTHEAAASAKNLYAIAGVEPKDIDCAQLYDHFTPLVLMALEAYGFCGVGEGGAFAEGGRIELGGQLPINTAGGNLSEGYIHGVQLIPEAVRQIRGTSTAQVKDAELTLVCGAADDPSSTLILRR